AATCTGATGGCCAAGGTCCCGGGCTCGCCGGGACCGAGCACGTGATTCCCCTCGCCGATGACGGCGACCTCGGTACCCGGCAAAGGGCGCCCCATCGATCCGGGCTTCACTGGCAGGCAGGGATAGCTCAGGACGGTCATAAGCGTCTCGGTCTGCCCGTATCCTTCCAGCAATGGCTTACCGGTCTGGCTGCGCCACTGTTTGAGGACTTCGGGATTGACACTCTCGCCGGCGGAAACGGTCAGGCGTAGGGCCGACAAGTCCCTCGTCGTTGCGCCTTCGAGAATCAAGCGCCGCAGCTCGGTCGCCGCGGCGCAGAAGACGGTGACCCGGTAGCGTTCCAGCAGCTCGAAACGCCTGGCCGGTTCGAAAGGGCCATCATAGAAAAGGACAGCCGCGCCGCAGCTCCACGGTCCGAACAGAATACTCGTGCCGGCCTTGCTCCAACCGGTGTCGGCCGTACACCAGATCAGATCCCGCTGCGTCAGCGTGAGCCAGTGCCAGGCGGACACCCGCCAGGCGAACAAGGCGCGCGAGGCGTGGGTCACGCCCTTCGGATGCCCGGTCGACCCCGAAGTGTAGTAGATGATGGCAGGTTCGTCGCTGCTCATGGCGACAGGGGTGAAGGCGTCGGAGCACGCAGCGATCTCGCGGTCGAAATCGGCCCAACCCACACCGCCGCCAACGCTGATCCGGGCGCGGTAGGGATGGGCGGCCGGGAACTTGCCGATGTGCTCACGCGTGGTCACCGCACCGATGGCGCCCGAATGTTGCGTCCGAAACTCGATGTCCCGCGCGGTCTGCATGGTGATGCAGGGCACCGGAACCGCGCCCAGCTTGAGGCAGCCGACCATGGCGATCTGCCAGGCGGGAATGCGCGGCAGCATGACCAAGACGCGGTCCCCTTTTCGCACCCCCTGTTGCTGCAACAGGTTTGCGAACTGGTTCGATGCGCGGCGGATGTCAGCGAACGTGAACCGCCGCTCCTCGCCGCGGTCGTTGCACCAGATCAGGGCCAGGCGTTTCGCATCCTCGGCCCACTTGTCGACGACGTCACCGCCGAAGTTGAACGTGGGCGGGATCTCCCAGCGAAACTCCCGATACGCCCGGTCGTAATCGACCATGTCGACACGTTTCACGGCTGATCCTCCTGCAAGGCTTTCGGGTCTCCACAGCTCATCGCCTGTTCAGCCGACCACCCCTTCGGCTCAGTCCTCAATTCCCGCCAATCGCTTGACGATTTTTTTGCGTTCGTTGAAATCGTAGTTGCTCGCAATGGCGACGTCCTCCATGGCCGGCGAGCCCCCGCCATGGACCGCGGCCACCTGCCACACACCGGCCCACGATGACGCCAGGTAGTCCGAGATCGTCCGCTGCAAACGATGGATCTTCTCGGCGGAGACGTTCGGGTTGCGCACCGTATACTTCTCCAGCCACCCGCGCGTGTGCGGATCGAAGTAATCCTCCTCGAAGGGCATGGTCACCGGAAAACCGCCGGCGACGTCGGCCATCATGCCCCACGCCTCGTACGTGCTCTCTCCGGCGAGACGCCGGCCGACATTGGCATAGATGGCATCCGGCACGTGCACGCCCGAGGCGGACTGGGTCGAGTTCACCGCACCGGCGATGCCGGCGGCGTAGATCAGCTCGGCCGTTGCGGCCAGATGACAGAGCTTCTCGCGGATGTGCGACTTCCCTTCCACGCCGTAGTACTCGGCCGCCAGCGCGATCAGACCCATGACAATGTCATCCACCGCGGGCTTGCAGCCGCAGTAGCTATGGCGGTGACATTGCGAGAAGGTCAGCGCCATCTTGCCGGCAAACTCGTACTCGCCGCACAGGAACACCCGGTCCCAGGGAATGAAGGTGTTATCGAAGATCACCAGGGCGTCGGAGCTGCCATAGGTGTTCAGCGGTGCTTTGAGGACCTTGCGCTCGCGCGGCGCCGTTGCCCGGTTGATGATGTGCACGTTATCCCAATCGGCGGGGATGGCGAACGTCACCGCCCACTGCTTCTCGTCACGGGTCAAGGTCCGCGTCGGGAAGACGACGAGTTGGTCACAGTAAGACGCCATGGTGATGTCGGCCTTCGCGCCCCGGACAATGATCCCATCCTTGTTCTGGCTGACGATGCGTACGTGCAGGTCGGGGTCGTTCTGCTCGTGGGGCCGCTTGCCCCGGTCACCCTTGGCGTCCGTCATCACCGCCGCGGCAATCTGATCATTGTCTTGATAGGTCTTCAGGAATTCGCGGAAGCGCGCGTAGTACTCGGTGCCGTGCGCGTCGTCAGTATCTTTCGTCGTTACCGACAGGGCGTTCATGGTATCCGTACCCATGCACCGCTGGATGCAGAATCCGGACAGCCGCGCGCCGACACGGATCATCTTCTGCTTCTTGAGCAGATCGTCGCCACTCCGGCAGAGCGCGCAGAACCGACTGATCTTCTTCCCGGTGTCGGGACACGTGGCCGTGAACAGATCTTCGAGCTCCGGATCGGTGGCGGCGTCGTACGTGATCCGCATCACGTTGACCCCCGGCATAATGCGCGGATCGTCACGCCGGACGATTTCACCTGCCATGCGGACGTTGGGCTTCATCGCCCGCAAGCACTCGACGTACTCCTCGGACGTTCTCATTGCGCGCCTCCGTTTCGTGTACGGTAGAATTTGCTACCGGCTCGCGGCGCGGCCGAGAAGCTACGAACCCCCCTGGCAGCGACGATTGGCAACCCCTACGTAACGATCTCGCACTCCAAGCCGAGAGACTGGAAGCGCTGGACGATATTCTGCACCCGCTCGGGCGAGGGTGGCTTCACGTCTCCTGGCGCGTACGGCCGGTCCAGCATCTTGTACTTGTTCATACCGAACCGGTGGTACGGCAACACGTGTACCGGGATGTGCGCCCCGAGCGTCCTGATGAAGCCCGCAATCGCGCTGATATTCTCTTCCGAGTCCGTATATCCTGGGATCAGCGGCATCCGCGCGATCATGGGTATGCCCTTGCTTGCGATGTACTTGGCGTTGTCCAGGATCTGTTGATTCGAATGACCAGCGATCGCGAGGTGCGCGTCGCGATCGTGGATCTTCAGATCGAAGAGCACGAGGTCGGTGTACTCGATCACCCGTTCCAGCGCCCGCCTTGGCGCCGACCCGCACGTGTCGAGCGTGGTATGGATCCCCGCTTCTTGGCAGCGCTTGAACAGCGCGGCGACGAAGCGCGCCTGCGACAGGGGCTCGCCCCCCGAACAGGTTACCCCACCATTGGAGTTCCGGTAATACGCAGCGTCCTTCTTGATTTCCTCGAAAACCCGGGCGACGGTGTACTCATCTCCAAGCAACCGCAGGGCGCCCGTTCCGCACACCGGAACGCACTTGGCGCAGTCATCGCACACGTCTCTATTGATGTGGACGCCTCCCTCGGGGTTGAGAGAAATCGCCTTCTTGTCGCAGACCTCGACACACCGGTTACAGTGATCGCACAGTGGATCGCTGTGCGCGACTTCCACGCCGCCCGCCTGCGACTCGGGGTTGGCGCACCACGAACAGCTCAACGGGCAGCCCTTCAAGAAGACGGTTGTGCGGATTCCCGGTCCGTCCTCCGTGCTGAACCGCTGGATGTTGAAGATACGGGCGGTCACGACTCGATCATCGCGTTCCTTGCCGAAAAGCCCGTCGACGACGCGCGGCGAGGAGCCGGCTGAACCGATCGACTGCTCCTCGCCAGCACCGTCCAATTCACGCCGCGTGGTTCCCGTTGCGATCATGTGTTCTCGACTGTGTACCCTCAAAACAGGGAGGGCGACCGGTGGTCGCCCTCCCTGCACAACGTTACAGCAGCTGTTCAGTTCGGCTGATGATCTCGTCCTGTACGGCCGGCGTCAGCTCCACCCAGAAGGCGCTGTAACCCGCCACGCGCACGACCAGGTTCCGATAATTCTCGGGATGCTGCCTCGCATCCAGCAAGGTGTCCCGATCCAGGATGTTGAACTGGACGTGGAACCCGCCTTTGTCGAAGTACGTGCCCATCAGCTCGGCAAATTTGTTCACACCTTCCTTCTTCTTCAGCATCCCGGGGGCGAACTTCATATTCAGGAGCGGGCCCTCGATGAACATATTGTCGAGCTTGG
The nucleotide sequence above comes from Candidatus Binatia bacterium. Encoded proteins:
- a CDS encoding acyl-CoA synthetase, with the translated sequence MKRVDMVDYDRAYREFRWEIPPTFNFGGDVVDKWAEDAKRLALIWCNDRGEERRFTFADIRRASNQFANLLQQQGVRKGDRVLVMLPRIPAWQIAMVGCLKLGAVPVPCITMQTARDIEFRTQHSGAIGAVTTREHIGKFPAAHPYRARISVGGGVGWADFDREIAACSDAFTPVAMSSDEPAIIYYTSGSTGHPKGVTHASRALFAWRVSAWHWLTLTQRDLIWCTADTGWSKAGTSILFGPWSCGAAVLFYDGPFEPARRFELLERYRVTVFCAAATELRRLILEGATTRDLSALRLTVSAGESVNPEVLKQWRSQTGKPLLEGYGQTETLMTVLSYPCLPVKPGSMGRPLPGTEVAVIGEGNHVLGPGEPGTLAIR
- a CDS encoding 4-hydroxyphenylacetate 3-hydroxylase N-terminal domain-containing protein; translation: MRTSEEYVECLRAMKPNVRMAGEIVRRDDPRIMPGVNVMRITYDAATDPELEDLFTATCPDTGKKISRFCALCRSGDDLLKKQKMIRVGARLSGFCIQRCMGTDTMNALSVTTKDTDDAHGTEYYARFREFLKTYQDNDQIAAAVMTDAKGDRGKRPHEQNDPDLHVRIVSQNKDGIIVRGAKADITMASYCDQLVVFPTRTLTRDEKQWAVTFAIPADWDNVHIINRATAPRERKVLKAPLNTYGSSDALVIFDNTFIPWDRVFLCGEYEFAGKMALTFSQCHRHSYCGCKPAVDDIVMGLIALAAEYYGVEGKSHIREKLCHLAATAELIYAAGIAGAVNSTQSASGVHVPDAIYANVGRRLAGESTYEAWGMMADVAGGFPVTMPFEEDYFDPHTRGWLEKYTVRNPNVSAEKIHRLQRTISDYLASSWAGVWQVAAVHGGGSPAMEDVAIASNYDFNERKKIVKRLAGIED
- a CDS encoding glycyl-radical enzyme activating protein, with the protein product MIATGTTRRELDGAGEEQSIGSAGSSPRVVDGLFGKERDDRVVTARIFNIQRFSTEDGPGIRTTVFLKGCPLSCSWCANPESQAGGVEVAHSDPLCDHCNRCVEVCDKKAISLNPEGGVHINRDVCDDCAKCVPVCGTGALRLLGDEYTVARVFEEIKKDAAYYRNSNGGVTCSGGEPLSQARFVAALFKRCQEAGIHTTLDTCGSAPRRALERVIEYTDLVLFDLKIHDRDAHLAIAGHSNQQILDNAKYIASKGIPMIARMPLIPGYTDSEENISAIAGFIRTLGAHIPVHVLPYHRFGMNKYKMLDRPYAPGDVKPPSPERVQNIVQRFQSLGLECEIVT